A stretch of the Musa acuminata AAA Group cultivar baxijiao chromosome BXJ2-7, Cavendish_Baxijiao_AAA, whole genome shotgun sequence genome encodes the following:
- the LOC135617370 gene encoding YTH domain-containing protein ECT2-like, with product MATTQPAPSLIDSREPLEPSIIDAEQKPVSTENLNEQPPSAEVEKNVSPDSSAIDHSRDALGQLVSPNAVGDLSASFPAYIMYNPQTQMHYYGGYENPTGEFEEYTHHFNTEGMEVGSAVAYSENHPLAYYTKHGCSPHIPYGPCYPVTMPLYSNGGDVLYYAPHHFSFSGIQCQQTAHPSMPHLSSSAPTSQIDFTAPVDQEGALLADTANSKSTCFGPRPGYHLSYGSYGRDWRIFPDGTFSVSPLPSSAVSIRLGRQIPSYGFGSLVNSYNRWYHNSGLHHDSTFGVSYPRVGSNGRSLIAAGKITKQERGNAPFGRSNGTLEFLSEQNRGPRADGSKNRANQQLSVNESDGVSCSRGVDRKLYNTLDFGTDYKDARFFIIKSYSEDNVHKSIKYGVWASTSNGNRKLNSAYVEMREQEHSYPIFLFFSVNASGHFCGVAEMIGPVDFEKSVDYWNKDKWTGQCPVKWHIVKDVPNTMFRHIILEKNDNKPVTNSRDTQEVKLEQGLEMLGIFNKHEYEESILDDFEFYEERETALRQRKACEHPTPTNSISQISNSFAQAVRF from the exons ATGGCGACGACTCAGCCAGCACCGAGCCTAATCG ACTCTAGGGAGCCGCTGGAACCTTCAATTATTGATGCTGAACAGAAACCTGTCAGCACGGAGAACTTGAATGAGCAG CCACCTTCAGCTGAAGTCGAGAAAAATGTTTCACCTGATTCAAGTGCCATTGATCATTCGAGAGATGCCCTGGGTCAGTTGGTTTCTCCAAATGCAGTCGGAGACCTCAGTGCTTCATTTCCTGCCTACATTATGTATAACCCTCAGACACAAATGCACTATTATGGAG GGTATGAGAATCCAACAGGTGAGTTCGAAGAATACACTCATCACTTTAACACTGAAGGCATGGAAGTTGGATCAGCT GTTGCCTACAGTGAGAACCATCCACTGGCATACTATACTAAACATGGATGCAGTCCACATATACCTTATGGACCCTGTTATCCAGTTACAATGCCTCTTTATTCTAATGGTGGAGACGTTCTGTATTACGCCCCTCATCATTTCTCATTCTCGGGCATTCAATGCCAGCAGACAGCTCATCCTAGCATGCCACATCTATCGTCTTCAGCTCCAACATCACAAATTGATTTTACAGCACCAGTTGATCAAGAAGGAGCTCTTCTTGCTGATACTGCTAATTCAAAGAGCACTTGTTTTGGACCAAGACCTGGCTATCACTTATCATATGGCTCCTATGGTAGAG ATTGGAGGATTTTTCCAGATGGAACATTTTCTGTGTCACCTTTGCCATCATCAGCTGTCTCCATCAGACTG GGACGACAAATACCATCGTATGGCTTTGGATCATTGGTCAACTCGTACAACAGATGGTACCACAATAGTGGCCTTCATCATGATAGTACTTTTGGAGTGTCCTATCCCAGGGTAGGGAGTAATGGCCGGAGCTTGATAGCTGCCGGCAAAATCACTAAGCAAGAAAGGGGAAATGCTCCATTTGGTCGTTCTAATGGCACTCTCGAGTTTCTCAGTGAGCAAAACCGAGGGCCACGGGCCGATGGATCAAAGAATCGAGCGAACCAACAGCTTTCAGTAAATGAGAGTGATGGTGTCAGTTGCTCTCGAGGAGTTGATCGTAAACTGTACAATACCCTGGACTTTGGTACAGACTACAAGGATGCCAGgtttttcataatcaaatcttacAGCGAGGACAATGTTCACAAGAGCATTAAATATGGTGTTTGGGCCAGCACATCCAATGGGAACAGAAAGTTAAATTCTGCTTATGTAGAAATGAGGGAGCAAGAACATTCCTACcctattttcttatttttctcg GTGAATGCAAGTGGACATTTTTGTGGTGTGGCTGAGATGATTGGGCCTGTTGATTTTGAAAAAAGTGTGGATTATTGGAACAAGGACAAGTGGACCGGTCAATGCCCAGTCAAGTGGCATATTGTGAAAGATGTTCCCAACACTATGTTTCGGCATATTATTCTTGAGAAAAATGACAATAAGCCTGTAACCAACAGCAGGGACACCCAGGAG GTTAAACTGGAACAGGGTCTGGAGATGCTAGGCATTTTCAACAAGCATGAGTACGAGGAATCAATCCTTGACGACTTTGAGTTCTACGAGGAGCGGGAAACTGCCCTTAGACAAAGGAAGGCTTGTGAGCATCCGACCCCGACCAACTCCATCAGCCAGATCTCAAATAGCTTTGCTCAGGCTGTCCGGTTTTGA
- the LOC135582904 gene encoding organic cation/carnitine transporter 7-like isoform X2 produces MAGGRMGFLFTALITSVAGFLSSFAPNYWSLIFLRFMVGIGLGGGPVLASWFLEFIPSPHRGKWMVIFSAFWTIGTIFEASLAWAIMPRFGWRWLLASSSLPSFLLLLFYAATPESPRYLCMRGRITDAMQILEQMARANHKALPSGILVSESQLELDEKSDHSEAAHLVGNGWIKSSDEDMNMKASCVSTLRRLLSPKLIRSTLLLWMVFFGNAFSYYGIVLLTSELSNGKRACTVKSSQPSQSNDDSLYKDVFVTSFAEVPGLIISAAIVDRIGRKLSMSSMLFISCVFLIPLVFPRTGEVTTGLLFCARISISASFTIIYIYAPEIYPTSVRASGIGIASSVGRIGGITCPLVAVGLVHGCHQSAAVLLFELVIFLSGIAVCLFPLETSGRDLTDSV; encoded by the exons ATGGCAGGAGGCAG GATGGGTTTCCTTTTTACGGCCCTAATAACAAGTGTAGCTGGTTTTCTCAGTTCTTTTGCTCCCAATTATTGGTCTCTAATTTTTCTACGGTTTATGGTTGGTATTGGGTTGGGAGGTGGGCCTGTGCTTGCTTCTTGGTTTCTGGAGTTCATTCCTTCTCCACACAGAGGTAAATGGATGGTTATCTTTTCGGCCTTTTGGACCATCGGCACAATTTTTGAGGCTTCGCTTGCATGG GCTATTATGCCCAGATTCGGCTGGAGATGGTTGCTAGCTTCCTCATCCTTGCCATCATTTCTGTTGCTCCTATTTTATGCTGCTACACCTGAGTCACCAAGATATCTCTGCATGAGAGGCCGAATAACTGATGCTATGCAGATTTTAGAACAGATGGCCAGAGCAAACCATAAGGCACTGCCTTCTGGCATACTTGTTTCGGAAAGCCAACTTGAGCTCGATGAGAAATCCGATCATTCTGAAGCTGCACATTTAGTTGGAAACGGGTGGATCAAGAGCTCTGACGAGGATATGAATATGAAAGCAAGCTGCGTTAGTACTCTAAGAAGGCTTCTATCACCAAAATTAATCAGATCAACTCTTCTTCTATGGATGGTGTTCTTTGGGAATGCATTTTCCTATTATGGCATTGTGCTGCTGACATCTGAATTAAGTAACGGAAAGAGGGCATGCACAGTAAAAAGTTCACAACCAAGTCAATCGAATGATGACAGCCTCTATAAAGATGTGTTTGTCACTAGCTTTGCAG AGGTTCCTGGGCTCATTATATCAGCCGCAATCGTGGATAGGATTGGTCGCAAGCTCTCTATGTCATCTATGCTTTTCATAAGCTGTGTGTTCTTAATTCCACTGGTATTTCCTCGGACAGGAGAAGTAACAACTGGCCTTCTATTTTGTGCACGGATTAGTATCTCAGCAAGTTTCACAATTATCTACATCTATGCTCCAGAG ATATATCCAACCTCGGTCAGGGCCTCTGGCATCGGCATCGCTAGTTCGGTGGGAAGAATAGGCGGGATAACTTGCCCGCTCGTGGCCGTTGGCCTGGTGCATGGCTGCCATCAATCTGCAGCGGTTCTTCTATTTGAACTTGTAATTTTCCTTTCAGGAATTGCGGTGTGTTTATTTCCTCTCGAAACCAGCGGCCGCGACCTGACTGATTCTGTATAG
- the LOC103982244 gene encoding probable protein phosphatase 2C 44 encodes MKSELLSIIRTAACLDTSSADTGKGRSKLSSNQVSHGFHLVEGKTGHDMEDYHVAEYRNENNHELGLFAIFDGHMGESVPSYLKANLFNNILKEPLFWRDPQSAMKNAYSSTNKYILENSKQLGHGGSTAVTAIVIDGKDLWIANVGDSRAVVCERGTANQLTIDHEPHAERSRIEKQGGFVTTFPGDVPRVNGQLAVARAFGDKSLRAHLSSEPDVRHVPIDSTIKFVILASDGLWKVMKNKEAVDLIKSMKDPQAAAKRLTTEALARKSKDDISCIVIRFRC; translated from the exons ATGAAGTCGGAACTCCTCAGCATCATCAGG ACTGCGGCATGTCTCGATACGTCATCTGCGGATACTGGGAAAGGGCGGAGTAAGTTGTCAAGTAATCAAGTATCACATGGATTCCACTTGGTGGAAGGGAAAACAGGCCATGACATGGAAGACTACCATGTAGCTGAATATAGAAATGAAAACAATCACGAGCTTGGTCTGTTTGCTATTTTTGATGGTCATATGGGGGAAAGTGTACCGAGTTACCTGAAAGCCAACCTTTTCAACAATATACTAAAAGAG CCTTTGTTCTGGAGAGATCCTCAGTCAGCAATGAAAAATGCTTACTCCTCCACGAATAAATATATTCTTGAAAATTCAAAGCAGCTGGGACATGGAGGTTCAACAGCAGTTACAGCAATTGTGATTGATGGCAAAGACTTGTGGATAGCAAACGTAGGTGACTCCAGAGCTGTTGTGTGTGAAAGAGGTACAGCAAATCAACTAACCATTGACCACGAGCCCCATGCTGAGCGAAGTAGGATTGAGAAACAAGGCGGTTTTGTAACGACTTTTCCTG GTGACGTTCCCCGTGTTAATGGCCAACTTGCGGTTGCAAGGGCTTTTGGTGATAAAAGCCTCAGGGCACATTTAAGTTCAGAACCTGATGTAAGACACGTCCCAATAGATTCGACAATCAAGTTTGTTATACTTGCAAGTGATGGATTGTGGAAG GTAATGAAGAATAAGGAAGCTGTTGATCTCATAAAATCTATGAAGGATCCCCAGGCTGCAGCAAAGCGTTTGACAACCGAGGCATTGGCAAGGAAGAGCAAAGATGATATTTCATGCATTGTGATTCGTTTCAGATGCTGA
- the LOC135582904 gene encoding organic cation/carnitine transporter 7-like isoform X1, which yields MIEDGVLSFTVDEALLSIEFGKFQTFVLCYAGMGWISEAMEMMLLSFVGPAVQLEWELSSQQESLITSVVFVGMLLGAYSWGIVSDIYGRRMGFLFTALITSVAGFLSSFAPNYWSLIFLRFMVGIGLGGGPVLASWFLEFIPSPHRGKWMVIFSAFWTIGTIFEASLAWAIMPRFGWRWLLASSSLPSFLLLLFYAATPESPRYLCMRGRITDAMQILEQMARANHKALPSGILVSESQLELDEKSDHSEAAHLVGNGWIKSSDEDMNMKASCVSTLRRLLSPKLIRSTLLLWMVFFGNAFSYYGIVLLTSELSNGKRACTVKSSQPSQSNDDSLYKDVFVTSFAEVPGLIISAAIVDRIGRKLSMSSMLFISCVFLIPLVFPRTGEVTTGLLFCARISISASFTIIYIYAPEIYPTSVRASGIGIASSVGRIGGITCPLVAVGLVHGCHQSAAVLLFELVIFLSGIAVCLFPLETSGRDLTDSV from the exons ATG ATTGAAGATGGAGTATTATCGTTTACTGTGGATGAGGCACTCTTGTCCATTGAATTTGGGAAATTCCAGACCTTTGTGCTTTGCTATGCCGGAATGGGCTGGATCTCGGAAGCAATGGAGATGATGCTCCTTTCATTTGTGGGACCAGCTGTTCAGTTGGAATGGGAGCTTTCATCTCAGCAGGAGAGCTTGATTACCAGTGTAGTTTTCGTAGGCATGCTCCTGGGTGCTTACTCTTGGGGCATAGTTTCAGACATCTATGGCAGGAG GATGGGTTTCCTTTTTACGGCCCTAATAACAAGTGTAGCTGGTTTTCTCAGTTCTTTTGCTCCCAATTATTGGTCTCTAATTTTTCTACGGTTTATGGTTGGTATTGGGTTGGGAGGTGGGCCTGTGCTTGCTTCTTGGTTTCTGGAGTTCATTCCTTCTCCACACAGAGGTAAATGGATGGTTATCTTTTCGGCCTTTTGGACCATCGGCACAATTTTTGAGGCTTCGCTTGCATGG GCTATTATGCCCAGATTCGGCTGGAGATGGTTGCTAGCTTCCTCATCCTTGCCATCATTTCTGTTGCTCCTATTTTATGCTGCTACACCTGAGTCACCAAGATATCTCTGCATGAGAGGCCGAATAACTGATGCTATGCAGATTTTAGAACAGATGGCCAGAGCAAACCATAAGGCACTGCCTTCTGGCATACTTGTTTCGGAAAGCCAACTTGAGCTCGATGAGAAATCCGATCATTCTGAAGCTGCACATTTAGTTGGAAACGGGTGGATCAAGAGCTCTGACGAGGATATGAATATGAAAGCAAGCTGCGTTAGTACTCTAAGAAGGCTTCTATCACCAAAATTAATCAGATCAACTCTTCTTCTATGGATGGTGTTCTTTGGGAATGCATTTTCCTATTATGGCATTGTGCTGCTGACATCTGAATTAAGTAACGGAAAGAGGGCATGCACAGTAAAAAGTTCACAACCAAGTCAATCGAATGATGACAGCCTCTATAAAGATGTGTTTGTCACTAGCTTTGCAG AGGTTCCTGGGCTCATTATATCAGCCGCAATCGTGGATAGGATTGGTCGCAAGCTCTCTATGTCATCTATGCTTTTCATAAGCTGTGTGTTCTTAATTCCACTGGTATTTCCTCGGACAGGAGAAGTAACAACTGGCCTTCTATTTTGTGCACGGATTAGTATCTCAGCAAGTTTCACAATTATCTACATCTATGCTCCAGAG ATATATCCAACCTCGGTCAGGGCCTCTGGCATCGGCATCGCTAGTTCGGTGGGAAGAATAGGCGGGATAACTTGCCCGCTCGTGGCCGTTGGCCTGGTGCATGGCTGCCATCAATCTGCAGCGGTTCTTCTATTTGAACTTGTAATTTTCCTTTCAGGAATTGCGGTGTGTTTATTTCCTCTCGAAACCAGCGGCCGCGACCTGACTGATTCTGTATAG